The DNA segment CTTCAAGAAGAACCCGAAGGAGCGTGTCTCGCGTGCGGCAGATGATAGAGGCAACCGAACTCACGAAGAACTACGGCAACGTCACCGCGGTGAACAGGGTATCGTTCTCCGTTGCGGAAGGGGAGCTCTTCGGCCTGCTCGGGCCGAACGGCTCGGGGAAGACGACGATGATCCGGATGCTGACCGGGCAGATTCCGCCGACCTCCGGGTCGGCCCGGGTGATGGGGCTCGATGCGGCGAAGGATCCCATCGGGGTCCGGGGGCTCGTCGGGATCATCCCCGAACAGGAGACGCCGCCGAGTTTCCTCACCGCGGAGGAGTACCTCCGTTTCGTGGCCAGCATCCGAAACCTCGACTCGGTGGACGAGCGGTGCGACCGCTGGTTCGACCTGCTGGAGTTTGGCGACAAGCGGGACGTCCTCTGCAAGGATCTCTCCCGGGGCACCCGGCAGAAACTGATGTTTGCGCAGGCGTTCCTCCACGAACCAGAGCTCGCCCTCATCGACGAGCCGCTGATCAACCTGGACCCCATCATGCAGCGGACGGTCAAAGACTTCCTGCGCGAGTATGTCCAGGGCGGCGGGACCGTCTTCTTCTCCACCCATATCCTCGAGATCGCCGAAGAGATCTGCGACCGTATCGGGGTCATCCACAACGGCAGGATCCTTCACTCCGGCCCGGTCGAAGACCTCG comes from the Methanoculleus marisnigri JR1 genome and includes:
- a CDS encoding ABC transporter ATP-binding protein; protein product: MIEATELTKNYGNVTAVNRVSFSVAEGELFGLLGPNGSGKTTMIRMLTGQIPPTSGSARVMGLDAAKDPIGVRGLVGIIPEQETPPSFLTAEEYLRFVASIRNLDSVDERCDRWFDLLEFGDKRDVLCKDLSRGTRQKLMFAQAFLHEPELALIDEPLINLDPIMQRTVKDFLREYVQGGGTVFFSTHILEIAEEICDRIGVIHNGRILHSGPVEDLVGSGRHLESFFLDLVKGDAGA